The Magnetococcales bacterium genome includes the window TCCGCCGGGCAAGCCGAATCAGAGTGGTCAACGCGGTGAGGTGCGGGTTGAGCATGACGACCCCTGAAGCGGATATCGACAAATCCGCTGCATCGTTGACCGTGATGCCCACGTGGGCGCGGGCCATGGCGGGCGCATCGTTGATGCCATCTCCGACCATGACCACGCACTGCCCGGCCTGGATCTGCTGTTGGATGATTTGTTCCTTCTCCTGGGGCAGCAGGTTTCCCATGGCCTGATCGACGCCAACTTCTCTGCCGACCATCTGGACCACTGGATCCCGGTCACCGGAGAGCAGCCAGACTGCAAGACCCATCTGGCGCAACTGTTGGACCGTCTGCTCTGCATCGGGTTTCAGGGTGTCGGTCAGGGCGATCCATCCTAAAAGTTGCCCGTTCAGGGCGCATCCCACCCAGGTGATGTGGGGATCCTGATTGGGTTCCTGCTGCGCCCTGCCCAGGGTCTGGCCGAGAAAAACACGATTGCCTGCCTGCAACACACCTTCCCGACACGTCACGTCGATTCCCAGGCCGGGGTGGTTGTGCAAGGTCAGGGGCGTTTCCAGGGTGGCGGAGGGAAAGTCACGTCGGGCTCTGGTCACGATGGCGCGGGCAACGGGATGTTCGGATCCTTGTTCAGCCTGGGCCGCCAGGGTCAGGAGGCGCTCGCTGCTCACGCCGGTTTCGGGGTAGAGCGCCGTGACCTGGGGTTGACCCCGGGTCAGGGTGCCGGTTTTATCCAAAACGACCAGATTCGCCTTGGCCAACAGCTCCAGGGCGGCGCCCTGTTTGATCAGAATGCCGAGTTGGGCAGCCGTGCCGCTGGCCACGGCAAAGGCGACGGGCGTGGCCAATCCCAGGGCGCAGGGACAGGTGATGATGAGCAGTGCGACCGCATGTTGCCAGGCTTGTCCGGCATCCTGGGGCCACCAATAGAGCAACGTGGCCAGGGCCAGCACCAAGATGGCTGCCACAAAATGGCGCGCCACGCGATCCGCCAGGGTTTGCAGAGGGGGACGATCATTCTGGGCGGCTTCGACCAGCCGGGCCATGCGGGCCAGGGTGGTGTTGCCGCCCATGCCGACGGTTTCCACGGTGACGGTTCCATCGATATTGGTGGCTCCTGCCAAGACCCGGTCCCCGGGTGCGCGGCTGACGGGCAGGCTTTCGCCGGTCAGCGGAGATTCGTCCGTCGCCGTGGTACCGGTGAGGATGGTGCCATCCACCGGAAAACGCTCTCCTGGCCGAATCAACAACCGGTCGCCAAGTGCGATGGCCGACAGCGGTACGACACGCGGCCCATTCTCCTCCAGCAACGTGGCTTCCAGGGGTTCAAGCCGCAGAAGTCGTTCCGTGGCCTGGCTGCTTTTGCGTCGGGCGGAAAACTCCAGATAGCGGCCAACCAGCAGGAAGAGCAGAAACGTGCAGGCAGAGTCAAAATAGACTTCACCATGCTCAGCCAAAACAATGTTGACGCTGTAGCCGTAGGTGATTACGATACCCAGGGTAATGGGGAGATCCATGGTCAAGTGGCCCACACGCAGGCCATTCCAGGCGCCCCGGAAAAAGGGCCAGCCGCTGTAAAGCACCACCGGTGTAGCCACCAGCCAGGAGACGAGGTGAAAAAATTGCTTGTGCTGTGCTGCCATACCCTGGAAGTAGCCGGCATACAGGGCTACGGCGATGATCATGATGTTGCCGGCGCCAAAACCAGCCACCCCGATCCTCAGCAGTAAATCCCGGCTTTGTTGTTGAAAATGAGAAGGAAATCGAGTGGCATCATAGGGTTCTGCCCGATAGCCGATGCGTCGCAGGGCGATGATGAGGTTGG containing:
- a CDS encoding heavy metal translocating P-type ATPase, producing the protein MDADTCYHCGLPNPVKGSIQALREGTTRSFCCMGCHAAFELIQSAGLDAFYRQREASIAGRPEELTAQEWDLLHSTVFQAHHVRPAPDGLVETDLLLSGIHCAACIWLNEQVLQRLPGVVYARVNFSTHRALVKWRPEETHLANLIIALRRIGYRAEPYDATRFPSHFQQQSRDLLLRIGVAGFGAGNIMIIAVALYAGYFQGMAAQHKQFFHLVSWLVATPVVLYSGWPFFRGAWNGLRVGHLTMDLPITLGIVITYGYSVNIVLAEHGEVYFDSACTFLLFLLVGRYLEFSARRKSSQATERLLRLEPLEATLLEENGPRVVPLSAIALGDRLLIRPGERFPVDGTILTGTTATDESPLTGESLPVSRAPGDRVLAGATNIDGTVTVETVGMGGNTTLARMARLVEAAQNDRPPLQTLADRVARHFVAAILVLALATLLYWWPQDAGQAWQHAVALLIITCPCALGLATPVAFAVASGTAAQLGILIKQGAALELLAKANLVVLDKTGTLTRGQPQVTALYPETGVSSERLLTLAAQAEQGSEHPVARAIVTRARRDFPSATLETPLTLHNHPGLGIDVTCREGVLQAGNRVFLGQTLGRAQQEPNQDPHITWVGCALNGQLLGWIALTDTLKPDAEQTVQQLRQMGLAVWLLSGDRDPVVQMVGREVGVDQAMGNLLPQEKEQIIQQQIQAGQCVVMVGDGINDAPAMARAHVGITVNDAADLSISASGVVMLNPHLTALTTLIRLARRTFRIIRQNFALSIFYNTLAIPLAVTGHVLPVVAAIAMPLSSLAVVINALRLRTPKKR